A stretch of Pseudomonadota bacterium DNA encodes these proteins:
- a CDS encoding reverse transcriptase domain-containing protein, which translates to MFEDGQWRGQEEGTPQGGSVSPMLANIYLHYVFDLWAEQWRGRHARGDVIIVRYCDDFVAGFQYQDEAEQFWVELRERFHRFNLELHPEKTRLIEFGRFAVERRKRRGEGKPETFDFLGFTHMCGKTRKGKFTVRRKTVASRLRRKLHEVKQTLRKRMCLPIPSQGTWLRAVLLGHYRYFAVPRNSSLLHVFREGILRSWCRTLRRRSQRHRITWTRMYQLARQWLPQPRILHPYPAQRLCVTT; encoded by the coding sequence ATATTCGAGGATGGGCAATGGCGAGGTCAGGAGGAAGGGACTCCCCAAGGAGGGAGCGTGAGCCCGATGCTCGCGAACATCTACCTCCACTACGTCTTTGACCTCTGGGCTGAGCAATGGCGGGGTCGTCACGCGCGCGGTGATGTCATCATCGTCCGCTATTGCGATGACTTCGTTGCCGGCTTTCAGTACCAGGACGAGGCCGAGCAATTTTGGGTTGAGCTTCGGGAGAGGTTCCACAGATTCAACCTGGAATTGCACCCCGAGAAGACCCGGCTCATCGAGTTTGGTCGCTTTGCGGTCGAACGACGTAAGAGACGGGGCGAGGGAAAACCGGAGACGTTTGACTTTCTCGGCTTCACGCACATGTGCGGCAAGACACGGAAGGGCAAGTTTACGGTGCGGCGAAAGACCGTTGCCAGTAGGTTGCGCAGGAAACTCCACGAGGTGAAGCAGACCTTGAGGAAGCGCATGTGTCTACCCATCCCCAGCCAAGGGACCTGGCTGAGAGCGGTGTTGCTTGGGCACTACCGTTATTTCGCGGTACCGCGGAACAGTAGCCTGCTCCATGTGTTTCGGGAGGGCATCCTCCGCTCTTGGTGCCGTACGTTGCGGCGGCGCAGCCAACGTCATCGTATCACTTGGACACGGATGTACCAGCTC